The following is a genomic window from Lysinibacillus sp. JNUCC-52.
AGAAAATGAGGCGACGGCAGAGATGGTGAAAAACGCTATCGAGGTTGGCTATCGCAGTATTGATACAGCTGCTATTTATGGCAATGAAGCGGGAGTAGGGCAAGGTATTAAACTAGCATTAGCATCTACTGGTTTAAAACGTGAAGACCTGTTTATTACATCAAAAGTATGGAATGACGGATTAAGCTATGACGAAACAATTGCTGCTTATGAAGACAGCCTACAAAAATTAGGGTTAGATTATTTAGATCTTTACCTTATTCATTGGCCAGGTAAAGATAAGTATGCGGAATCTTGGAGAGCACTTGAAGACCTATATGACCAAGGCAAGATTAAAGCAATCGGCGTATGTAACTTCACTGTTGCACACTTAGAAAAATTATTAACGTTTGCTCGTATTAAACCTGTTATCAATCAAGTGGAATTTCACCCACGCTTACAACAAGTGGAGCTTCGTGCGTTTTGTGACAAGCACCAAATTCAATTAGAAGCGTGGGCACCTTTAATGCAAGGCGGTCTGCTTGAAGATGAAACGATTGCACAAATTGCTACTAAATACGGAAAATCAATTCCTCAAGTTATTTTGCGCTGGGATGTACAAAATGGTGTTATCACGATTCCAAAATCTGTGCGTAGAGAGCGCATGATGCAAAATGCTAATGTTTTTGACTTTACATTAACAGATCAAGAAATGGCGATTATCAACTCGATGAATCTTGAACAACGTGTTGGTCCTAACCCAGATGAATTCGACTTTGCGCTATAAGCATTAAAAAGGAAAAGAGACTGTCTAGTGTATGACAGTCTCTTTCTTCCCTCATTATGAGGTTTGTTGCATAGCGATATCTTCATCACGTTGTTTCAAAATGATATCTTCACCTTTTTCTTGTAATACTTCAATATGATGTTCGCCCCACGTGCAAAGCATGTTTAAAATAGGTTCCATGCCTTCTCCATAAGGCGTTAATGAATATTCTACTTTGGGTGGTACTTGATTAAAGACTTTGCGATCGATGAGTCCAGCCTGCTCTAATTCTCTTAATTGACTTGTCAGCATTTTTTGTGAAATTTTTGGAATCAATCGTCGAAACTCATTTGTTCGAATTTTACCATGGTGGTTTAAATGACAAAGAATGACCGGTTTCCATTTTCCGCCGATTACTTCAAGTGTCGCTTCAACACCAATATTATATAGTTTTTGCATTGTAACCTCCGTAATATTCAAAAGTAACTAAAAGTACTCTATGGTTTGTTTAGGTATGTATGAATAGTACTACACATGAAAAGAAAAATCAAAGGAGATAGTATTTAAATGTCACAATCAAAAAAAACAAGTGCTAAATTAACATTGCTAGCACTTGCAATCAGTGCTTTTGGTATAGGTTCTACTGAATTTATCAGTGTTGGATTGCTACCATTAATAAAAGAAGATTTTGGTATATCGTTAAGCACAGCAGGTTTAACCGTTTCTATTTATGCATTAGGTGTGACGATTGGGGCCCCATTATTAACAGCCCTAACATCACGCCTCAGTCGAAAAACCGTTTTATTACTTGTTATGGCTATATTTATAGTTGGTAATTTAACTGCAGCTTTCGCCCCTGTTTTCTCTATCCTAATATTAGGGCGCATTATATCAGCATTAGCACATGGTGTATTTATGTCGATTGCTTCTGTTATTGCTGCCGATGTAGTTGAACCAAATAAACGAGCAAGTGCCATTGCCTTTATGTTTACAGGTTTAACATTAGCTACTGTAACAGGTGTCCCGCTTGGTACTTTTATTGGACAAGTAATGGATTGGCGTATGTCATTCATCTTTATTGTCGAAATTGGCATTATCGGCTTAATTAGTAATGCGATGTTAGTGCCTAGCCAATTATCGAAAGGTAACCCAATCTCATTACGTGATATTGGCAAAGTATTAGGCAATATCCGCATGTTATTAATACTGTTCATTACCGCAATTGGTTACGGTGGTGCCTTTGTTGCTTATACTTATATTTCACCTATTTTAGAGCAATATATGGGCTATTCACCACATGCTGTTGTTGTTATTTTAGTTGTCTATGGTATTTGTGTAGCGATTGGTAATACACTAGGCGGTCATTTTGCTAACCAAAATCCGCTTCGTTCAATTTTTATTATTTTTATTGGGCTTGCCTTGGCGTTACTTGGCATTAACTTTACTCTAGAATCACCTATTATCGGATTAATCATGGTACTGCTAATGGGACTTTTTATGTTCATGAATGTCCCTGGTTTGCAGCTATATGCGGTTATCCTGTCTGAAAAATATGTACCATCAGCTATTTCAATGGCGTCCGCATTGAATATTTCTGCTTTCAACATTGGTATATTCCTAGGATCGTATATTGGTGGCTTTATTATCCGTCATCAATCATTAGCCTATACGCCAATTTACGGATTCTTAATGGTAATGCTTGCAGCGGTTGTTACATTGTTATGGTTACTTTTCGATAAAAAGAAAGTAGATTAAATTTTTAGCCATGAATTGCATTTCGGATAACTAACAAAAAGGAAGCTCACTATCGCTTCCTTTTTTATTTATGGCAACAACGCTTTCCTTGGAATATTCTTGACATCTAACGTAGTTTCTAGTTTTAATATAAGTATATACATTAAGCAATAAACACGTTTTTCGGTTACGTATAGGTAGGACCTCTAGTTGATAGATGGTCTTTTTTTGTGGGCTCATATCGACTATACAAGTTAGGAATGACATTCAATACAAATAGTCTATCTAGTACTTGCTTTCCACCCAAGTTCTAAGGTAGTTTGTTTATGAGAATAGGTTTTATCGAGGACACAGTGAAAGCTCATGCAATTAATTTGTTGAGATGAAATATAGATCGAAAGAGGTTATGTACAACATGAAACAAGGAGTTACTGCCAAGGATGTAGCAAAATTGGCTGGTGTTTCACAATCTTCAGTATCAAGAGTTTATTTTGAAGGTGCGTCAGTATCTGCGAAAACTAAAGAAAAGGTTTTAGCAGCGGCACAGGAGCTAGGTTATAGACCGAATGAATTTGCACGTAGTTTAATTACAAATCAATCAAAAATAATTGGTTTAGTAATGAAAGGCGTTCAAAATCCATTTTACCCTCAAGTATTAAAGCTATTTACAACTTCTCTAAAAAAACATGGCTACAGCGTACTATTCATCTATACGAACAATGATGAAATACAAAAAGATGATATCGAAATATTATTTAATTATAATGTTGCGGGTGTAGTTATTACCGATGCATCACTTTCTTTATCGGTTACAGAAGATTTCATCAAGTATCAAATACCGTTAGTTCTGTTTAATCGAAAAATAGATAATAATCAATTTTATTCTGTATGTTGTAACAACTTTGAGGCAAGTAAAAAGATTGCAGAATATCTATTGAGTATGGGCTGCACAAAGATGATTTATATTTCAGGGAATGAAAATACATCGACTAGTAGAGAACGGGAAAAGGGATTTAGTGCTGTGTTGCAAGGGGAAGAAGTGGACTATCAGAAATACAGCTCTGATTACACATATGAGGGTGGATATAATATCACACAGAAAATTATATCAGAAAAACAATTGCCCGATGCGTTCTTTGTGGCCAATGATATTATGGCGTTAGGGGTAGTGGATGCATTAAAGGACAATAATATTGATATTCCGAATGAAACGAAAGTAATTGGTTTTGATAATATTGAAATGGCAGCTTGGCCTACATACAATCTAACAACATGGGAGCAACCAATTACAGAAATGGTAGAAGAGACTGTGAAATATTTACTTAATGAACTAGAGGAATATTCAGGTGAAGCTAAAAATCTCGAAATTGATGGAGCGCTTATTTTACGAAAAACAACATAGTGTATAAAGGTCGTAAAGACTTATTTCTAGGCATCATGCTATTTCAAAATGAGGATGCATACAGCAATATGTATGTGTATCTTATATGAGATAGTGTGATGCTTTTATTATTTTTATATGTGATATGGTAAATATTTAATAAAAATAACGAAAATAAATACTTGTTGACAAGCTATTATTTTTCGAATAATCTTACTTATATAATTTCTGCATACGTATGCAAAAATGAAATTCTAAACAAAAAGGGGTAAAAACAATGGTTAAAGTATTGAAATCTGGAAAATCAAAAGAAGAAGTAAGCATAAATGACTCGCAGGTATCTCAAATTGTTTCCGAAGCAATTAAGGATATAGAAAAACGAGGAGATCAGGCAGTTCGTGAACTATCTGAAAAATTTGATAAATGGTCTCCGACAGCGTTTCGTTTAACTGACAAACAAATAAATGAAATCGTATCCAAAGTGCCAAGTGACGTAATTGCGGATATTCAATTTGCTCAAAAAAATATTCGTGAATTTGCAGAGGCGCAATTAGCTTCACTACATGATGTAGAAGTAGAAAATATTCCAGGCGTTATTTTAGGTCACAAAAATATTCCTGTTAACAGTGTTGGATGTTACATCCCTGGTGGTCGCTATCCAATGGTTGCATCAGCACATATGAGTGTTTTAACGGCTAAAGTGGCAGGCGTAAAACGAGTAATCGCATGTACGCCACCTATTAACGGAGAAATTCCACATGCCACAATTGCTGCTATGTCCTTAGCAGGTGCGGATGAAATTTACCTTTTAGGTGGTATTCAAGCAATGGCTGCAATGGCAATTGGGACAGAAACAATCGAATCTGTAGATATGATTGTTGGACCAGGGAATGCTTTCGTTGCTGAAGCAAAAAGACAATTGTATGGTCGCGTAGGCATTGACTTGTTTGCTGGACCAACAGAAACATTAGTAGTTGCTGACCATACGGCAGATGCCGAAATGATTGCAACGGACCTTTTAGGTCAAGGGGAACATGGACCTACATCACCTGGTGCACTAATTACAACATCTGAAAAACTAGCAGAAGAAACTGTAAAAGAAATTGAACGTCAATTGCAAACGTTACCAACTGCTGATGTTGCCCGTGTATCTTGGGAAGATTATGGTCAAATCCTTTTAGTAGATTCAATTGAGGAAGCTAGAGTTGAAGCAGATCGCCTTGCTTTTGAGCATGTAGAGATATTAACCGAAGATCCAAATTACTTCCTTGAAAATATGACGAACTACGGATGCTTATTCTTAGGCCCTGAGACAAATGTTGCCTATGGAGACAAAGTAATTGGCACAAATCATACATTACCAACTAAAGGTGCTGCTCGTTATACAGGTGGATTATGGGTAGGAAAATTCATTAAGACGGTTACCTATCAAAAAGTAACACCAGAGGCAAGTGCCTACATCGGGGAATATGCAGCACGTCTTTGTCAGTTAGAAAATTTCGCTGGTCATGCAGAGCAGGCTCTTCTACGTGTAAGAAGATACGGAAAATAGAATGATGAATGCTAGGAATGACGGCAAGTAAGTGAAGATTAATAAAGTGCAAAAAGGGGATTCGGGGGGAACAATATGTTAGGGATGATTGGGTTATTTGGCGGATTGGCACTATTAATATATTTAACAATGAGAGGTATGAATTTACTCATTGCTGCACCTATTACCGCATTGCTTGTAGGGCTATTAAATGGGCTTCCGCTTTTCCCGCAGCTCGCAGAAAATGATGCTGCAAACTTTTTAACTAATTATATGTCTGGTTTCACAGGCTTTATTGCATCTTGGTATTTAATGTTTTTAACAGGGGCTATATTTGGTAAAGTAATGGAAGATAGTGGAGCGGCGGACAGTGTTTCGCAATGGATTGTCAATAAAATTGGCATGAAACAAGCTGCATTAGCGATTGTAGTTGCCTGTGCGGTTTTAACTTATGGTGGTGTGAGCTTGTTTGTTGTAGCATTTTCTGTGTATCCAATGGCGCTTAGCCTATTTAAACAGGCCGATTTACCAAGACGCTTTATTCCAGCGGCACTTGGGTTTGGCTCAACAACGTTTACGATGACATCTGCAGGTTCGCCTGAAATACAAAATTGGATTCCAATTCAGTTTTTAGGCACTTCACCATATGCAGGATGGGAAGTGAGCTTTATTGTCGCTGTATTTATGTTGGCATTTGGTTATTGGTGGCTAAAAAAGATGATCAACAAAGCTATGGCGAATGGAGAACGATTTGTTAGTAGAGAGACGGATGTATTGAAAACAACTCGAACAGATTTACCAAATCCGATTTTAAGTATTGTTCCGCTTCTCGTTGTATTAATTATTTCTTTCACCTTCCATAATTCTTTAGGAACGTCAGCATTGATTATTGCGTTAACGGGCGGTATTTTAGCAAGTTACCTAATCAACAGAAAGTTCTTTCAAAATTTTGGTGCAGCAGTAGGAGAAGGGGCAATGGGTGCTATTGTTGCGATTGCAAATACAGCTGCAGTTGTTGGTTTTGGGGGTGTCGTAAAAGCAACACCTGCCTTTGAATCTGCTGTGAAGGTTATGACGGATATTCCAGGAAGCCCATTAGTAGGTGGTGCTTTAGCGGTAGCAGTTATTGCGGGACTAACGGGTTCGTCATCTGGTGGACAAGCCATCGCATTACCTTTATTAGCACCACATTATTTAGATTTAGGAGTCAATCCTGAGGCGTTACACAGAACAGTTGCCATTTCTTCTGGGTCACTTGACTCGCTTCCACAAGGAGGATATGTTGTCACGACTATTCGTTCTATCTGTGGAGAAACACATAAAGATGCTTATCCAGCATTTGGTGCCTTAACAGTTGTAGTACCAGCATTAGGCGTTATATTAGCCGTAATTTTATTCTCATTAGGTTTGGGCATTTAAAAATATATGAAAATAGAAACCCAATAAATGATTAATCATTTATTGGGTTTCTAAGCCTGCAATAGTTTTATTTAAGCATAGCTAAATGTTAGTTACCGGTGCATCGTATTGGTTGTTTCATACTGTATATTTAACTTAATTTTGTTCAAGTCTCTATCAATTTTGGAAATTAACATATGTAATTCTTCATTTTCTGGAGCGTCAAACGTTTCCCCTCTTCGTTTGCATAAAGTCACTGTTTGATTAATTAATCGCAAACAGGATTTAATTAGAGCCAAATCAGTTTTGATTGCTTCTTTGTTTATAATGTCTATTTCATCCATTAATAATCACCCCTA
Proteins encoded in this region:
- a CDS encoding aldo/keto reductase gives rise to the protein MINHLQDTITLNNGLQMPGMGLGVFQVENEATAEMVKNAIEVGYRSIDTAAIYGNEAGVGQGIKLALASTGLKREDLFITSKVWNDGLSYDETIAAYEDSLQKLGLDYLDLYLIHWPGKDKYAESWRALEDLYDQGKIKAIGVCNFTVAHLEKLLTFARIKPVINQVEFHPRLQQVELRAFCDKHQIQLEAWAPLMQGGLLEDETIAQIATKYGKSIPQVILRWDVQNGVITIPKSVRRERMMQNANVFDFTLTDQEMAIINSMNLEQRVGPNPDEFDFAL
- a CDS encoding winged helix-turn-helix transcriptional regulator: MQKLYNIGVEATLEVIGGKWKPVILCHLNHHGKIRTNEFRRLIPKISQKMLTSQLRELEQAGLIDRKVFNQVPPKVEYSLTPYGEGMEPILNMLCTWGEHHIEVLQEKGEDIILKQRDEDIAMQQTS
- a CDS encoding MFS transporter yields the protein MSQSKKTSAKLTLLALAISAFGIGSTEFISVGLLPLIKEDFGISLSTAGLTVSIYALGVTIGAPLLTALTSRLSRKTVLLLVMAIFIVGNLTAAFAPVFSILILGRIISALAHGVFMSIASVIAADVVEPNKRASAIAFMFTGLTLATVTGVPLGTFIGQVMDWRMSFIFIVEIGIIGLISNAMLVPSQLSKGNPISLRDIGKVLGNIRMLLILFITAIGYGGAFVAYTYISPILEQYMGYSPHAVVVILVVYGICVAIGNTLGGHFANQNPLRSIFIIFIGLALALLGINFTLESPIIGLIMVLLMGLFMFMNVPGLQLYAVILSEKYVPSAISMASALNISAFNIGIFLGSYIGGFIIRHQSLAYTPIYGFLMVMLAAVVTLLWLLFDKKKVD
- a CDS encoding LacI family DNA-binding transcriptional regulator, translated to MKQGVTAKDVAKLAGVSQSSVSRVYFEGASVSAKTKEKVLAAAQELGYRPNEFARSLITNQSKIIGLVMKGVQNPFYPQVLKLFTTSLKKHGYSVLFIYTNNDEIQKDDIEILFNYNVAGVVITDASLSLSVTEDFIKYQIPLVLFNRKIDNNQFYSVCCNNFEASKKIAEYLLSMGCTKMIYISGNENTSTSREREKGFSAVLQGEEVDYQKYSSDYTYEGGYNITQKIISEKQLPDAFFVANDIMALGVVDALKDNNIDIPNETKVIGFDNIEMAAWPTYNLTTWEQPITEMVEETVKYLLNELEEYSGEAKNLEIDGALILRKTT
- the hisD gene encoding histidinol dehydrogenase, whose protein sequence is MVKVLKSGKSKEEVSINDSQVSQIVSEAIKDIEKRGDQAVRELSEKFDKWSPTAFRLTDKQINEIVSKVPSDVIADIQFAQKNIREFAEAQLASLHDVEVENIPGVILGHKNIPVNSVGCYIPGGRYPMVASAHMSVLTAKVAGVKRVIACTPPINGEIPHATIAAMSLAGADEIYLLGGIQAMAAMAIGTETIESVDMIVGPGNAFVAEAKRQLYGRVGIDLFAGPTETLVVADHTADAEMIATDLLGQGEHGPTSPGALITTSEKLAEETVKEIERQLQTLPTADVARVSWEDYGQILLVDSIEEARVEADRLAFEHVEILTEDPNYFLENMTNYGCLFLGPETNVAYGDKVIGTNHTLPTKGAARYTGGLWVGKFIKTVTYQKVTPEASAYIGEYAARLCQLENFAGHAEQALLRVRRYGK
- a CDS encoding GntP family permease produces the protein MLGMIGLFGGLALLIYLTMRGMNLLIAAPITALLVGLLNGLPLFPQLAENDAANFLTNYMSGFTGFIASWYLMFLTGAIFGKVMEDSGAADSVSQWIVNKIGMKQAALAIVVACAVLTYGGVSLFVVAFSVYPMALSLFKQADLPRRFIPAALGFGSTTFTMTSAGSPEIQNWIPIQFLGTSPYAGWEVSFIVAVFMLAFGYWWLKKMINKAMANGERFVSRETDVLKTTRTDLPNPILSIVPLLVVLIISFTFHNSLGTSALIIALTGGILASYLINRKFFQNFGAAVGEGAMGAIVAIANTAAVVGFGGVVKATPAFESAVKVMTDIPGSPLVGGALAVAVIAGLTGSSSGGQAIALPLLAPHYLDLGVNPEALHRTVAISSGSLDSLPQGGYVVTTIRSICGETHKDAYPAFGALTVVVPALGVILAVILFSLGLGI
- a CDS encoding phosphoglycerate mutase, producing MDEIDIINKEAIKTDLALIKSCLRLINQTVTLCKRRGETFDAPENEELHMLISKIDRDLNKIKLNIQYETTNTMHR